From Penicillium psychrofluorescens genome assembly, chromosome: 1, one genomic window encodes:
- a CDS encoding uncharacterized protein (ID:PFLUO_000399-T1.cds;~source:funannotate) — MAQFTQNTIMGTPFETTSRYSQLEPIGLGASGLVCSAKDQIMHRSVAVKKLTDPFKTVTVAKHMFREIKLLKQLQHENIVHLQDIFISSTEDIYLVTDLMATDLHSVLKAKAVDGQFTQYFMYQILRGLKYVHSAGVVHRDLKPSNILINENCDLKLCDFGLARVQEAHMTGYVSTRYYRAPEIMLTWRRYNEKVDIWSAGCIFAELILGRPLFPGKNHIDQFCVITELLGNPPDNVVAQVTSENFDPERRCSAEEALSMQYLAPYHDPTDEPTATETFDWSFLEADLPIDVWKTIM; from the exons ATGGCCCAGTTCACGCAGAATACAATCATGGGCACGCCATTCGAAACGACCTCAAG GTATTCTCAATTGGAACCCATCGGGCTTGGTGCCTCGGGGCTTGTTTG TTCTGCGAAAGACCAAATTATGCACCGGAGTGTGGCTGTGAAAAAGTTGACCGATCCATTCAAAACGGTCACTGTTGCGAAACATATGTTTCGGGAGATCAAATTACTGAAGCAGCTCCAACATGAAAAC ATTGTTCATTTACAGgacatcttcatctcttcAACAGAAGACAT CTATCTTGTGACCGATCTTATGGCGACCGATCTACATAGTGTTTTAAAAGCTAAAGCTGTTGACGGCCAGTTTACTCAATATTTTATGTACCAGATTTTG CGGGGTCTCAAATACGTGCACTCGGCTGGTGTTGTCCACCGAGACCTCAAGCCCAGTAATATTTTGATTAATGAGAACTGCGATCTGAAACTCTGTGACTTTGGGCTGGCTCGGGTCCAAGAGGCACATATGACCGGCTATGTCTCCACCAGATACTACAGAGCGCCAGAGATCATGCTCACTTGGCGTCGATACAACGAAAAAGTGGATATCTGGAGCGCTGGCTGTATATTCGCAGAGTTAATCCTAGGGAGACCCCTGTTCCCAGGCAAGAACCACATTGATCAATTCTGTGTGATTACGGAGCTGCTAGGAAATCCGCCTGATAACGTCGTGGCTCAGGTGACTAGTGAAAAT TTTGATCCAGAGAGGCGATGCTCTGCAGAAGAGGCACTTTCCATGCAATACCTCGCTCCGTATCATGATCCTACCGATGAACCGACAGCAACTGAAACATTTGACTGGTCATTCCTCGAGGCTGACCTGCCCATCGATGTTTGGAAAACCATCATGTAA
- a CDS encoding uncharacterized protein (ID:PFLUO_000400-T1.cds;~source:funannotate), with product MSQSENTDPVVSKRARNAAEEITNNPMWDVMSDVWCPSMNPMGYVNVGIAENTLMHDPLLSFLNKKLELPSKYLTYNDGGGGSSRLRQAMARFLNRHLHPATPLDASHLIITNGVSPAIEHVSWAFADPGEGILLGKPFYGTFIPDMSLRPGSEVVEVDFGDCDPFSTEAVFKYEQALLDFQLKRERKVRALMLCHPHNPLGRCYSREVIIQLMRLCEKYKVHFISDEIYALSVWENTVDQVPPPVQFESALSIDLAGIIDPRLVHVLWGLSKDFGANGMRLGTIISQANGHLHEAMKGISLYSYASGISDHLASLLLENDNFTDWYIRENQKKLSECYVHTVQYLRKHNIEYATGCNAAFFLWVDLGKKYCDLHPDVKMEQVDDRVMQSLLQNKVFLASGTLFGSERPGWFRIVFSQPREYLEEALKRMVEALE from the coding sequence ATGTCGCAGTCTGAGAACACAGATCCCGTCGTCTCAAAGAGAGCCCGAaatgccgccgaggaaatAACGAACAACCCCATGTGGGACGTGATGAGCGATGTGTGGTGCCCGTCCATGAACCCAATGGGCTACGTCAACGTCGGTATAGCAGAGAACACGCTGATGCACGACCCGCTCCTCAGCTTCCTGAACAAGAAACTCGAGCTGCCATCCAAGTACCTCACCTACAACGACGGAGGCGGCGGTTCTTCACGACTGAGACAAGCGATGGCCCGATTCCTCAACCGGCACCTCCACCCAGCCACACCGCTCGACGCGAgccatctcatcatcaccaacgGCGTTTCGCCTGCCATCGAGCATGTCTCCTGGGCATTCGCCGATCCGGGGGAAGGGATTCTGCTCGGAAAGCCGTTCTACGGCACCTTTATCCCCGATATGTCCCTTCGGCCTGGCTCGGAAGTAGTGGAGGTTGATTTCGGTGACTGCGATCCGTTCAGCACGGAGGCTGTATTCAAGTATGAGCAGGCACTGCTGGACTTTCAgctgaagagagagaggaaggtTAGGGCGCTTATGCTCTGCCACCCGCACAACCCTCTTGGGCGCTGCTACTCGCGCGAGGTGATCATTCAGCTAATGCGGTTGTGTGAGAAGTACAAGGTGCACTTTATCAGCGATGAGATATATGCGCTGTCTGTCTGGGAGAACACGGTAGATCAGGTCCCTCCTCCAGTCCAGTTTGAGTCTGCGTTGTCCATTGATCTGGCGGGCATTATTGACCCCCGACTTGTGCATGTCCTCTGGGGGTTGAGCAAGGACTTTGGCGCGAATGGGATGCGGCTCGGaaccatcatctcccaggcAAACGGTCATCTCCACGAGGCAATGAAGGGAATCTCACTATATTCCTACGCGTCTGGAATATCCGACCACCTAGCCTCTTTACTGTTGGAAAATGACAACTTTACAGATTGGTATATCCGGGAGAATCAGAAAAAACTATCAGAGTGCTACGTACACACGGTGCAGTATCTACGAAAGCACAACATTGAATATGCAACAGGGTGCAACGCAGCCTTCTTTCTGTGGGTGGATTTAGGAAAGAAATACTGCGACTTGCATCCGGACGTGAAGATGGAACAGGTTGACGACCGTGTGATGCAGTCTCTGCTGCAGAATAAGGTGTTTCTAGCGAGTGGGACGCTTTTTGGGTCGGAGCGCCCCGGCTGGTTTCGCATTGTGTTTTCTCAGCCCAGAGAGTATCTGGAAGAGGCTTTGAAGAGGATGGTAGAAGCTTTGGAATAG
- a CDS encoding uncharacterized protein (ID:PFLUO_000401-T1.cds;~source:funannotate): MSVERLSHDGASGDTVVTDQNNEKLPVDMPTPTPEADAPKTDATEANEIAQPTVEGKTQDSTTDGAPLDRTPSQAAKMGKKKVAVVMAALCLVLFLAALDMTIVSTALPTIASSFNASESGYSWIASSYLLANAACIPLWGKISDIWGRKPVILLANFLFLIGSLVCALAKNMPMIIAGRAIQGIGGGGIIVLANISVSDMFSMRERPMYYGLFGATWAIAGALGPIVGGAFTTDVTWRWCFYLNLPIGGVSFVILTLYLKIDSAKTPLLAGLRSIDWAGTVLIIGGTIMFLFGMEFGGVNYPWASATVICLIVFGVVVWVLAMLSEWKLAKYPIIPIRLFNDWYNVLILMITFCHGFTFIAGAYYLPLYFQTVLLASPIMSGVYVLPMVLSLSFVSAGAGVTMKKTGRYREMIQAGLFFMTLGFGLFIDLKPYASWPRIIIYQIIAGVGVGPNFQAPLVAFQANIRPADMATGTATFGFVRQLSTSISVVLGTVIYQNMMGKQAGKLIAAIGPERTAIISSSFAGSSKSLIEKLEPSQRAVVLEAFTYSLSRMWIFYTCMSGLGFILSLLIRSRVLSRSHTVRKTGLAEQERARQELIKDEAERKGETKPEADV, translated from the exons ATGTCTGTCGAGCGCCTCAGCCACGATGGCGCCAGCGGCGACACCGTCGTGACCGACCAGAACAACGAAAAGTTGCCCGTCGACATGCCGACTCCGACACCGGAAGCCGATGCGCCGAAGACTGATGCGACTGAGGCTAATGAGATAGCCCAGCCCACGGTGGAGGGAAAGACACAAGACAGTACAACTGACGGAGCACCCCTGGATCGCACGCCGTCGCAGGCCGCGAAAatgggcaagaagaaggtcgcAGTCGTCATGGCGGCTCTCTGT ctggttttgtttttggcaGCCTTGGATatg ACGATTGTTTCGACGGCCCTGCCAACCATCGCATCTTCCTTCAACGCCTCGGAAAGCGGCTACTCATGGATCGCCTCGTCGTATCTGCTGGCCAACGCCGCCTGTATCCCACTATGGGGCAAGATTAGTGATATCTGGGGCCGGAAACCGGTCATCTTGCTGGCCAACTTCTTGTTCCTGATCGGCAGCTTGGTCTGTGCCTTGGCGAAGAACATGCCCATGATCATCGCGGGCCGAGCAATCCAAGGTATTGGTGGCGGAGGTATCATCGTCCTGGCGAACATCAGTGTCTCGGACATGTTCAGCATGAG AGAACGTCCAATGTATTACGGCCTGTTTGGCGCTACCTGGGCTATAGCTGGTGCTCTGGGACCCATTGTCGGCGGTGCTTTTACTACTGATGTgacctggagatggtgctTTTACCTGAACT TGCCCATTGGCGGAGTCTCCTTCGTCATCCTGACCTTGTACCTCAAGATCGACTCAGCCAAGACACCGCTCCTGGCCGGCCTGCGCAGCATCGACTGGGCCGGCACTGTCTTGATCATCGGCGGTACTATCATGTTCCTCTTTGGAATGGAATTCGGCGGTGTCAACTATCcctgggcctcggccacgGTGATTTGCCTAATCGTCTTTGGCGTCGTCGTCTGGGTGCTGGCAATGCTGTCGGAGTGGAAGCTGGCCAAAtaccccatcatccccattCGCCTCTTCAATGACTGGTATAATGTGCTCATTCTCATGATCACCTTCTGCCACGGATTCACTTTCATTGCCGGAGCCTACTATCTCCCGCTCTATTTCCAGACGGTCCTTCTGGCCTCCCCAATCATGAGCGGTGTTTACGTCCTACCCATGGTTCTCTCTTTGTCGTTCGTCTCAGCCGGAGCGGGTGTcacgatgaagaagacgggcCGCTATCGCGAAATGATCCAAGCaggtctcttcttcatgaCCCTCGGCTTTGGTCTGTTCATCGACCTCAAGCCTTACGCTTCCTGGCCCCGTATCATTATCTACCAGATCATCGCTGGCGTTGGTGTTGGTCCCAACTTCCAGGCTCCTCTCGTGGCTTTCCAAGCCAACATCCGCCCCGCCGACATGGCCACCGGAACAGCCACATTCGGCTTTGTCCGCCAACTCTCCACTTCCATCTCCGTCGTCCTGGGTACGGTCATCTACCAGAACATGATGGGCAAACAAGCCGGCAAACTGATTGCCGCCATCGGCCCCGAGCGcaccgccatcatctcgTCTTCCTTTGCCGGCTCCTCCAAGTCTCTCATCGAGAAATTGGAACCTTCCCAGCGTGCCGTCGTCCTCGAAGCCTTCACCTACTCCCTCAGCCGCATGTGGATCTTCTACACCTGCATGTCAGGCCTTGGCTTCATCCTCTCGCTGCTCATCCGCTCCCGTGTTCTGAGCCGCTCTCACACCGTCCGGAAGACCGGTCTCGCCGAGCAAGAGCGTGCGCGCCAGGAACTCATTAAGGATGAGGCCGAGCGCAAGGGCGAGACCAAGCCCGAGGCTGACGTatag